The following are from one region of the Flavimobilis soli genome:
- the flhA gene encoding flagellar biosynthesis protein FlhA: MKKAGLSKMAVPIGVVGVVLLLVVPLPAAMLDMLIVVNIALSLVILLTAMYVKRPLDFSVFPSIILIATLFRLGLNVASTRLVLRDAYAGEVIHAFGSFVVGGSLVIGLVIFMILVVIQFVVITNGAGRVAEVGARFTLDAMPGKQMAIDADLNAGILTEAEARKRRAEVTAEADFYGAMDGGSKFVKGDAIAGIVITIINLVGGFIIGMMQRGMSAGEALETYSLLTVGDGLVTQIPALLLSVATGIICTRASAEDDLGTAASGQLLQSRTALTIAGGAAIVFALIPGMPKLPFLAVGIVMLIASQRLKANEAKAALEAEQAAATQLPGAPAKDTNEQLIEEMRVHALEIHLSPDLVDLVRPGASDDLLGRIRSLRRKIALDLGIVVPPVRTRDSVELAHATYAVRVAGVEVARGSLPPGRVLALGDDLSSLPGEQVREPVFGLDGKWVPAELRFAAEMSGATVVDRVSVLITHLSNVVTQNADRLLSREDVRVLTEGVKQVNPSVVEELIPGVMSLGEVQRVLQGLLAEGVAIRDLSRIYEALTLRAKVSPDPEGLVEAARRELGPSITASHARNNVLRVITLDPVLEHSLLEGLRPGEGGTQLSIDVPRAEAMLVSYQQVRSQSEGRGEHPVLVCAPAIRPALHRLIAGQVGPATVLSYTEVTGSGIQIETVGVVRDVAAVAA, encoded by the coding sequence ATGAAGAAGGCTGGGCTCAGCAAGATGGCGGTGCCGATCGGCGTCGTCGGTGTCGTCCTGCTGCTCGTCGTACCGCTGCCCGCAGCGATGCTCGACATGCTCATCGTGGTCAACATCGCGCTCTCCCTCGTGATCCTGCTGACCGCGATGTACGTCAAGCGTCCTCTCGACTTCTCGGTGTTCCCGTCGATCATCCTCATCGCGACGCTCTTCCGGCTCGGGCTCAACGTCGCGTCGACGCGCCTCGTGCTGCGCGACGCCTACGCCGGTGAGGTGATCCACGCGTTCGGCAGCTTCGTCGTCGGTGGTTCGCTCGTCATCGGCCTCGTGATCTTCATGATCCTCGTGGTCATCCAGTTCGTGGTCATCACGAACGGTGCGGGCCGTGTCGCCGAGGTCGGCGCCCGGTTCACCCTCGACGCCATGCCCGGCAAGCAGATGGCGATCGACGCCGACCTCAACGCCGGCATCCTCACCGAGGCCGAGGCGCGCAAGCGCCGCGCCGAGGTCACCGCCGAGGCCGACTTCTACGGCGCGATGGACGGTGGCTCCAAGTTCGTCAAGGGCGACGCGATCGCCGGCATCGTCATCACGATCATCAACCTCGTCGGCGGCTTCATCATCGGCATGATGCAGCGCGGCATGTCCGCCGGCGAGGCGCTCGAGACGTACTCCCTGCTGACGGTCGGCGACGGCCTCGTCACGCAGATCCCCGCGCTCCTGCTGTCGGTGGCGACCGGCATCATCTGTACCCGCGCGAGCGCCGAGGACGACCTCGGCACCGCCGCGTCGGGCCAGCTCCTGCAGTCCCGCACCGCCCTGACGATCGCCGGCGGCGCCGCGATCGTGTTCGCCCTCATCCCGGGCATGCCGAAGCTGCCGTTCCTCGCCGTCGGCATCGTGATGCTGATCGCGTCGCAGAGGCTCAAGGCCAACGAGGCCAAGGCCGCGCTCGAGGCCGAGCAGGCCGCCGCGACCCAGCTCCCGGGCGCTCCCGCGAAGGACACGAACGAGCAGCTCATCGAGGAGATGCGCGTCCACGCCCTCGAGATCCACCTGTCTCCCGACCTCGTCGACCTCGTGCGCCCGGGCGCCTCTGACGACCTCCTCGGCCGCATCCGTTCCCTGCGCCGCAAGATCGCGCTCGACCTCGGCATCGTCGTGCCGCCCGTGCGCACGCGCGACTCGGTCGAGCTCGCGCACGCGACGTACGCCGTGCGCGTCGCCGGCGTCGAGGTCGCCCGCGGCTCCCTGCCGCCCGGCCGCGTCCTCGCGCTCGGCGACGACCTGTCCTCCCTCCCCGGCGAGCAGGTCCGCGAGCCCGTGTTCGGCCTCGACGGCAAGTGGGTCCCGGCCGAGCTGCGCTTCGCCGCCGAGATGTCGGGCGCGACCGTCGTCGACCGCGTCTCCGTCCTCATCACGCACCTGTCGAACGTCGTCACGCAGAACGCCGACCGCCTCCTGTCCCGCGAGGACGTCCGCGTCCTGACCGAGGGCGTCAAGCAGGTCAACCCGTCGGTCGTCGAGGAGCTCATCCCCGGCGTGATGTCGCTCGGCGAGGTGCAGCGCGTCCTGCAGGGCCTGCTCGCCGAGGGCGTGGCGATCCGCGACCTGTCGCGCATCTACGAGGCGCTCACGCTGCGCGCGAAGGTGTCCCCGGACCCGGAGGGCCTCGTCGAGGCCGCGCGCCGCGAGCTCGGCCCCTCGATCACCGCGAGCCACGCCCGCAACAACGTGCTGCGCGTCATCACGCTCGACCCCGTCCTCGAGCACTCCCTCCTCGAGGGTCTGCGCCCGGGGGAGGGCGGCACGCAGCTGTCGATCGACGTCCCGCGCGCCGAGGCGATGCTCGTCTCCTACCAGCAGGTGCGCTCGCAGTCCGAGGGTCGCGGCGAGCACCCCGTGCTCGTGTGCGCGCCCGCGATCCGTCCCGCGCTGCACCGCCTGATCGCGGGCCAGGTCGGCCCGGCGACCGTGCTGTCGTACACCGAGGTGACGGGCTCCGGCATCCAGATCGAGACGGTGGGGGTGGTCCGCGATGTCGCGGCAGTTGCTGCTTGA
- the fliP gene encoding flagellar type III secretion system pore protein FliP (The bacterial flagellar biogenesis protein FliP forms a type III secretion system (T3SS)-type pore required for flagellar assembly.) — MTSTFSTAARVRASRGPAPREVAMMLGLVLLTMLAIVLAGVVTAPAAEAAPAAGAAHVAAPAAHVLPAAPGDPADPDGDQGTLSVYVDGDRAKPSSSVVVLLGMTVLSIAPALLLMMTSFTKIFVVLGLTRNALGLTNVPPNQVLAGLALFLSLFIMQPVLGAVNDAALQPYLDGSMDFTTAVDVASGPLRDFMLAHTREDDIALMTRISDSPNPETPASTPILTVIPAFMLSELRAAFIIGFVIFVPFLVIDLVVSSALMSMGMMMLPPVMISLPFKLLLFVLVDGWSLIITQLVGTYT, encoded by the coding sequence ATGACCTCCACGTTCTCCACCGCCGCGCGCGTGCGCGCGAGCCGCGGCCCCGCTCCGCGCGAGGTCGCCATGATGCTCGGCCTCGTGCTGCTGACGATGCTCGCGATCGTCCTCGCCGGCGTCGTCACCGCGCCCGCCGCCGAGGCCGCACCCGCGGCCGGCGCGGCTCACGTCGCGGCGCCCGCCGCCCACGTGCTGCCCGCGGCACCCGGCGACCCGGCCGACCCGGACGGCGACCAGGGCACCCTGTCCGTCTACGTCGACGGCGACCGCGCGAAGCCCTCGAGCTCCGTCGTCGTGCTCCTCGGCATGACGGTCCTGTCGATCGCCCCCGCGCTGCTGCTCATGATGACGAGCTTCACGAAGATCTTCGTGGTGCTCGGCCTCACGAGGAACGCGCTCGGCCTGACGAACGTCCCGCCGAACCAGGTGCTCGCCGGCCTCGCGCTCTTCCTGTCGCTGTTCATCATGCAGCCGGTGCTCGGCGCGGTGAACGACGCCGCCCTCCAGCCCTACCTCGACGGCTCGATGGACTTCACCACGGCGGTCGACGTCGCGTCCGGGCCCCTGCGCGACTTCATGCTCGCGCACACCCGCGAGGACGACATCGCCCTGATGACCCGTATCTCCGACTCCCCGAACCCGGAGACCCCCGCGAGCACCCCGATCCTCACGGTCATCCCCGCGTTCATGCTCTCCGAGCTGCGGGCCGCGTTCATCATCGGGTTCGTCATCTTCGTGCCGTTCCTCGTCATCGACCTCGTCGTGTCCTCCGCTCTCATGAGCATGGGCATGATGATGCTCCCGCCCGTGATGATCTCCCTGCCCTTCAAGCTGCTGCTGTTCGTCCTCGTGGACGGGTGGTCGCTGATCATCACCCAGCTCGTGGGGACGTACACCTGA
- a CDS encoding flagellar FlbD family protein, translating to MEVIVVTRLNGPRFAVNPDLVQRIDSAPDTILTLMDGTKYIVQEDMETVIDLVVDYRARLVARAQELQAESFYDQTTERASGLSVVPTLTDDERS from the coding sequence ATGGAAGTGATTGTTGTGACGCGCCTGAACGGGCCACGCTTCGCCGTGAACCCAGACCTGGTGCAGCGCATCGACAGTGCGCCCGACACGATCCTGACGCTGATGGACGGCACCAAGTACATCGTCCAGGAAGACATGGAGACGGTGATCGACCTCGTGGTCGACTACCGCGCCCGGCTCGTCGCGCGTGCGCAGGAGCTGCAGGCCGAGTCCTTCTACGACCAGACGACCGAGCGGGCTTCCGGACTGAGCGTCGTGCCCACCCTCACCGACGACGAGAGGTCCTGA
- a CDS encoding flagellar biosynthetic protein FliR, with amino-acid sequence MTVTLALTTIEAIALASVRIAAFLVIAPPFNHRGLSGQVKAMLAFGLALAAAPRVGTTDGMTTGDFVVALATNAVIGAGMGFIVLLIFSGISAAGSFIDFFGGFQIAQAYDPGSQVNGAQFTRLFQMTAIVLLFATGAYQVMLLGVAQSFDVVPVSAGLDLSFLGAKVTETITTMFTSALQIAGPLIVVLFLADAGLGLVTRVAPALNAFVLGFPLKILLSLTFGVFVLLGLPGAVSSLTGKVLMSIADMLGVG; translated from the coding sequence ATGACGGTCACGCTCGCGCTGACCACCATCGAGGCGATCGCGCTCGCCAGCGTGCGGATCGCCGCGTTCCTCGTCATCGCCCCGCCCTTCAACCACCGGGGGCTCTCGGGGCAGGTCAAGGCGATGCTCGCGTTCGGGCTCGCGCTCGCGGCCGCTCCGCGCGTCGGCACGACCGACGGGATGACGACCGGGGACTTCGTCGTCGCGCTCGCCACGAACGCGGTGATCGGCGCCGGCATGGGCTTCATCGTGCTGCTGATCTTCTCGGGGATCTCGGCGGCGGGCTCGTTCATCGACTTCTTCGGCGGCTTCCAGATCGCCCAGGCGTACGACCCGGGCTCGCAGGTCAACGGCGCCCAGTTCACGCGCCTGTTCCAGATGACTGCGATCGTGCTGCTCTTCGCGACGGGCGCCTACCAGGTCATGCTGCTCGGCGTCGCGCAGAGCTTCGACGTCGTGCCGGTCAGCGCGGGCCTCGACCTGTCCTTCCTCGGTGCGAAGGTCACCGAGACGATCACGACGATGTTCACGAGCGCGCTGCAGATCGCGGGCCCGCTCATCGTCGTGCTGTTCCTCGCCGACGCCGGGCTGGGCCTCGTCACGCGTGTCGCACCGGCTCTCAACGCGTTCGTCCTCGGCTTCCCGCTGAAGATCTTGCTCTCGCTCACCTTCGGGGTGTTCGTGCTCCTCGGCCTGCCCGGGGCGGTGTCCTCGCTCACGGGCAAGGTCCTCATGTCCATCGCCGACATGCTGGGGGTGGGCTGA
- a CDS encoding flagellar basal body-associated FliL family protein — protein sequence MPVVEQRVVGAKPKIGANKIQPRERTEAAAPEPEATEKKAKGGKLPWIIVGALLVAVIAGAAYFFLFSGKGDGTPEEPPAPVPGEMVTLESMNINLEGTHYLRIGLGLQLTDKAHDVDLVKAQDATIALFSGRPVDEIKSSEGRAALKNELTVSLQEIYGEDQVMGVYYTDFVAQ from the coding sequence ATGCCCGTCGTCGAGCAGCGTGTGGTGGGCGCCAAGCCCAAGATCGGCGCGAACAAGATCCAGCCGCGCGAGCGCACGGAGGCCGCCGCCCCCGAGCCCGAGGCCACCGAGAAGAAGGCCAAGGGCGGCAAGCTGCCCTGGATCATCGTCGGTGCCCTCCTCGTCGCCGTGATCGCGGGCGCCGCCTACTTCTTCCTCTTCTCGGGCAAGGGCGACGGCACGCCCGAGGAGCCGCCGGCGCCCGTGCCGGGCGAGATGGTCACCCTCGAGTCGATGAACATCAACCTCGAGGGCACCCACTACCTCCGCATCGGTCTCGGCCTGCAGCTGACCGACAAGGCTCACGACGTCGACCTCGTCAAGGCGCAGGACGCCACGATCGCGCTCTTCTCCGGACGTCCCGTCGACGAGATCAAGAGCTCCGAGGGCCGCGCCGCGCTCAAGAACGAGCTGACCGTCTCGCTGCAGGAGATCTACGGCGAGGACCAGGTCATGGGTGTCTACTACACGGACTTCGTCGCCCAGTGA
- the csrA gene encoding carbon storage regulator CsrA, which yields MLVLSRKVGERLLIGDDIVVTILDSRGDGVRIGIDAPRSLKVHRAEVIEAVTAANKEALAAPAVSEDQVLDLLPPAPRPATPPQD from the coding sequence ATGCTGGTGCTGAGCAGGAAGGTCGGGGAGCGGTTGCTCATCGGCGACGACATCGTCGTCACGATCCTCGACTCCCGAGGTGACGGGGTGCGTATCGGTATCGACGCGCCCCGCTCCCTGAAGGTGCACCGCGCCGAGGTCATCGAAGCCGTCACGGCCGCCAACAAGGAGGCGCTCGCCGCCCCGGCGGTCAGCGAGGACCAGGTCCTCGACCTGCTGCCGCCCGCGCCGCGTCCAGCCACCCCGCCGCAGGACTGA
- a CDS encoding flagellar biosynthetic protein FliO: MGDTVVVLLRALVSLGVVLGLIWWAGRRLSSGKGPVGSSTAAPRTGRAKGVLGRGFERVRDSLRGGGAGAQAPAIVVLGKQALTPKAGLALVEVGGRRLLLGVGEQGVTVLDTQDAPAADPAADAVPTDDDAQVEATPVAAASESGAVFAAELDHAVTEMPDAAAEQAAPAALVTADDADAQVLSLTSRSSSLDGSILSPSTWRRAATAIQQGRR; the protein is encoded by the coding sequence ATGGGTGACACCGTCGTCGTGCTGCTGCGCGCCCTGGTCTCCCTGGGCGTGGTTCTGGGCCTGATCTGGTGGGCAGGCCGACGCCTGAGCTCCGGCAAGGGTCCGGTCGGCAGCTCGACGGCGGCTCCGCGCACCGGGCGCGCCAAGGGCGTGCTCGGTCGCGGCTTCGAGCGGGTGCGGGACTCCCTGCGCGGCGGCGGCGCCGGCGCGCAGGCGCCCGCGATCGTCGTTCTCGGCAAGCAGGCGCTCACCCCCAAGGCGGGCCTCGCGCTCGTCGAGGTGGGCGGCCGCCGTCTGCTGCTGGGCGTCGGCGAGCAGGGCGTGACCGTGCTCGACACGCAGGACGCGCCCGCCGCGGATCCCGCGGCCGACGCCGTCCCCACCGACGACGACGCGCAGGTCGAGGCCACCCCGGTCGCTGCGGCGAGCGAGAGCGGAGCGGTCTTCGCGGCCGAGCTCGACCACGCCGTCACCGAGATGCCCGACGCCGCCGCCGAGCAGGCGGCGCCCGCGGCGCTCGTCACGGCGGACGACGCCGACGCCCAGGTCCTGAGCCTCACGTCCCGCAGCAGCAGCCTCGACGGGTCGATCCTCTCGCCCTCGACGTGGCGCCGCGCCGCGACCGCCATCCAGCAGGGACGGCGATGA
- the fliQ gene encoding flagellar biosynthesis protein FliQ, which translates to MDTSAILDIAVGALTIAAKLAAPILITSLVVGFAISLVQSITQIQEVTLSFVPKAVAVAVALLVCGHWMIEEMVAFTTQLFDRIPGLLGGG; encoded by the coding sequence ATGGACACCTCAGCGATCCTCGACATCGCGGTCGGGGCCCTCACGATCGCCGCCAAGCTCGCCGCGCCGATCCTCATCACGTCCCTCGTCGTGGGCTTCGCGATCTCGCTCGTCCAGTCGATCACGCAGATCCAGGAGGTCACGCTCAGCTTCGTGCCGAAGGCGGTCGCGGTCGCGGTGGCGCTCCTCGTGTGCGGCCACTGGATGATCGAGGAGATGGTGGCGTTCACCACCCAGCTCTTCGACCGCATCCCCGGGCTCCTCGGCGGCGGCTGA
- the fliN gene encoding flagellar motor switch protein FliN, which translates to MKKTQAALAVESELALKAALALVELIPSDVPLAVRGVEPADLAPTGAGVVANVVGAVSAELVAVVGETVDRAISGAGEDVSLADALRPALQAASDSFGEGVLSDVRIAPDACDLLVVPGAHLFALTVADEVQGWFAVRIKQAAAASAAAAPAAAAAKPVEEKNIRPMDLTNMSTMRMLYDVEMTLTAEIGRAKLPVRQVLELVPGAVIELDRVAGSPADLMVNGRLIARGEVVVVDEDYGLRVTEIVDLGQAGL; encoded by the coding sequence ATGAAGAAGACCCAGGCGGCCCTGGCCGTGGAGTCCGAGCTCGCGCTCAAGGCGGCACTCGCGCTCGTCGAGCTGATCCCGTCGGACGTGCCCTTGGCCGTCCGCGGCGTCGAGCCCGCCGACCTCGCGCCGACCGGCGCCGGGGTCGTCGCGAACGTGGTCGGTGCCGTGAGCGCCGAGCTCGTCGCCGTCGTCGGCGAGACCGTCGACCGTGCGATCAGCGGCGCCGGAGAGGACGTGTCGCTCGCCGACGCGCTGCGCCCGGCGCTCCAGGCCGCCTCCGACTCGTTCGGCGAGGGTGTCCTGTCGGACGTCCGCATCGCCCCCGACGCGTGCGACCTGCTCGTCGTGCCGGGCGCGCACCTGTTCGCCCTCACGGTCGCCGACGAGGTCCAGGGCTGGTTCGCCGTCCGGATCAAGCAGGCAGCCGCCGCCAGCGCGGCCGCGGCTCCTGCCGCTGCGGCAGCCAAGCCGGTCGAGGAGAAGAACATCCGCCCGATGGACCTGACGAACATGTCCACGATGCGCATGCTCTACGACGTCGAGATGACGCTCACCGCCGAGATCGGCCGCGCCAAGCTCCCGGTCCGCCAGGTCCTCGAGCTCGTCCCCGGCGCCGTCATCGAGCTCGACCGCGTCGCGGGCAGCCCCGCCGACCTCATGGTCAACGGGCGCCTCATCGCGCGCGGCGAGGTCGTCGTCGTCGACGAGGACTACGGCCTGCGCGTCACCGAGATCGTCGACCTGGGGCAAGCAGGTCTGTGA
- a CDS encoding motility protein A: MDPATIIGLVVSFGGIIAMIYLEGSHIQSILLPAPMILVFGATIGAALASSTLVDFKGAVKAIPRAFKAKVPSADASIERIVQLADRARREGLLALEDEARSIEDPFLRDGLRAAIDGTDPEDLRVILEDRIDAKRRSDKVISKFFNTMGGYAPTIGIVGTVVSLVHVLSNLASPDELGHMIAAAFVATLWGLASANLMWLPLGGRLARISELECAQMEIVLEGLLSVQSGANPRLVGERLRSLLPPDQQVKDAA; this comes from the coding sequence ATGGATCCGGCAACCATCATCGGCCTCGTGGTGAGCTTCGGTGGCATCATCGCGATGATCTACCTCGAGGGCTCCCACATCCAGAGCATCCTGCTCCCGGCCCCCATGATCCTCGTGTTCGGCGCGACGATCGGCGCTGCGCTCGCGAGCTCGACCCTCGTCGACTTCAAGGGTGCGGTGAAGGCGATCCCGCGTGCCTTCAAGGCCAAGGTGCCGTCGGCCGACGCGTCGATCGAGCGCATCGTGCAGCTCGCCGACCGCGCCCGCCGCGAGGGGCTCCTCGCGCTCGAGGACGAGGCCCGCAGCATCGAGGACCCGTTCCTGCGCGACGGTCTGCGCGCCGCGATCGACGGCACGGACCCGGAGGACCTGCGGGTCATCCTCGAGGACCGTATCGACGCCAAGCGCCGCTCCGACAAGGTCATCTCCAAGTTCTTCAACACCATGGGCGGTTACGCCCCGACGATCGGCATCGTCGGCACCGTCGTGTCGCTCGTCCACGTGCTGTCCAACCTCGCGAGCCCCGACGAGCTCGGGCACATGATCGCCGCCGCGTTCGTCGCGACCCTCTGGGGCCTCGCGAGCGCCAACCTCATGTGGCTCCCGCTCGGCGGCCGCCTGGCCCGCATCTCCGAGCTCGAGTGCGCACAGATGGAGATCGTCCTCGAGGGCCTGCTCTCCGTGCAGTCCGGCGCCAACCCGCGTCTCGTCGGTGAGCGCCTGCGCAGCCTCCTGCCGCCCGACCAGCAGGTCAAGGACGCAGCATGA
- a CDS encoding OmpA/MotB family protein, producing the protein MSRRRKRVEEEEHENHERWAVSYSDMMTVLMALFLVMYAISSVDQVKYEELAHSLASGFGAGDSVVLVDKAGIMDTTGDSMEIKPLDEIAPSLSAGVVNGTYTGTGSTDAEGEYSAADYAEAEAEYDNLEQIRDHIEENLERVKLSDAVTFRITERGLVVGMITTDVFFDTASNELTATSRKVIDAVGKPLRKISNEIAIEGHADIVPTGSTAKTNWELSSARATTVLRRMVEKSHLSPARMSAVGFGDARPLVDKTDKKSLAANRRADVVVLSDKPERIRELLTVVDENRKKKSSAAKDGEVTASASASQQDKE; encoded by the coding sequence ATGAGCCGCCGTCGGAAGCGGGTCGAGGAGGAGGAGCACGAGAACCACGAGCGGTGGGCCGTCTCCTACTCCGACATGATGACTGTGCTCATGGCGCTGTTCCTCGTCATGTACGCCATCAGCTCCGTCGACCAGGTCAAGTACGAGGAGCTCGCCCACTCGCTCGCGTCGGGCTTCGGCGCCGGTGACTCCGTCGTGCTCGTCGACAAGGCCGGCATCATGGACACGACCGGCGACTCGATGGAGATCAAGCCGCTCGACGAGATCGCCCCGAGCCTGTCGGCCGGCGTCGTCAACGGCACGTACACGGGCACCGGCAGCACCGACGCCGAGGGCGAGTACTCGGCCGCAGACTATGCCGAGGCCGAGGCCGAGTACGACAACCTCGAGCAGATCCGCGACCACATCGAGGAGAACCTCGAGCGGGTCAAGCTCTCGGACGCCGTGACGTTCCGCATCACCGAGCGCGGCCTCGTCGTCGGCATGATCACGACCGACGTCTTCTTCGACACCGCCTCCAACGAGCTGACCGCGACCTCGCGCAAGGTCATCGACGCCGTCGGCAAGCCGCTCAGGAAGATCAGCAACGAGATCGCGATCGAGGGTCACGCCGACATCGTGCCGACCGGATCCACCGCGAAGACCAACTGGGAGCTGTCGTCCGCCCGCGCGACGACCGTCCTGCGTCGCATGGTCGAGAAGTCCCACCTGTCGCCCGCGCGCATGTCCGCCGTCGGGTTCGGCGACGCGCGCCCGCTCGTCGACAAGACGGACAAGAAGTCGCTCGCCGCCAACCGCCGGGCCGACGTCGTCGTGCTCAGCGACAAGCCCGAGCGCATCCGTGAGCTGCTCACGGTCGTCGACGAGAACCGCAAGAAGAAGAGCTCGGCCGCGAAGGACGGCGAGGTCACCGCCTCGGCCTCCGCGAGCCAGCAGGACAAGGAGTAG
- a CDS encoding flagellar motor switch protein FliM, giving the protein METYDFRRPMTLAREHSRAIEVAGDTFARQWGTQLTSRLRVVCGVALESVQMISYDEYIATLADQTLMAVGSVENGRSTAVLEVPVELALLWIDYLLGGPGLRGVVPARELTEIETALLTDLVQSNMHDLRYAFAAVAPLDIKLGGFQYNPQFAQLVPASEPVIVLTYTIAIGDDRDTATFMVPAEHLLDALRAGEAASKSRAADAETEAARAKMHAGMREVPVELSVQLRPLTVHPREILAMQVGDLIMLNHSASRPLDVVVDDKVLAHAVAGANGRQLACQVVDFEENER; this is encoded by the coding sequence GTGGAGACCTACGACTTCCGCCGACCCATGACCCTGGCGCGCGAGCACTCCCGCGCGATCGAGGTCGCGGGCGATACGTTCGCCCGTCAGTGGGGGACACAGCTCACCTCGCGCCTGCGCGTCGTCTGCGGCGTCGCTCTCGAGAGCGTCCAGATGATCTCGTACGACGAGTACATCGCGACGCTCGCCGACCAGACCCTCATGGCGGTCGGCTCGGTCGAGAACGGACGCTCGACCGCGGTCCTGGAGGTGCCCGTCGAGCTCGCCCTCCTGTGGATCGACTACCTCCTCGGCGGGCCCGGCCTGCGCGGCGTCGTCCCCGCCCGGGAGCTCACCGAGATCGAGACGGCGCTCCTGACGGACCTCGTGCAGTCCAACATGCACGACCTGCGCTACGCGTTCGCCGCCGTCGCGCCGCTCGACATCAAGCTCGGCGGGTTCCAGTACAACCCGCAGTTCGCGCAGCTCGTGCCCGCGTCGGAGCCGGTCATCGTCCTGACGTACACGATCGCGATCGGCGACGACCGCGACACCGCGACGTTCATGGTCCCGGCCGAGCACCTGCTCGACGCGCTCCGCGCCGGGGAGGCCGCGAGCAAGAGCCGCGCCGCCGACGCGGAGACCGAGGCGGCCCGCGCCAAGATGCACGCCGGCATGCGCGAGGTCCCCGTCGAGCTCTCGGTCCAGCTGCGCCCCCTGACCGTCCACCCGCGGGAGATCCTCGCGATGCAGGTGGGCGACCTGATCATGCTCAACCACTCCGCATCGCGTCCGTTGGACGTGGTCGTCGACGACAAGGTCCTGGCCCATGCGGTGGCCGGGGCGAACGGCCGTCAGCTTGCCTGCCAGGTCGTGGATTTTGAGGAGAACGAACGATGA
- a CDS encoding EscU/YscU/HrcU family type III secretion system export apparatus switch protein has protein sequence MAGEPAGEKTEKATPQRMKKLRKEGALQKSQDLSAWLGVGAAAIMMPMAIANGKRAGEDQFRALGDIVADPTADRAVRFLSDGLGTVLVTLLPVLAVVVVTAIVANVAQGGLHIATKKLKPTFKQFNLVKGLKKTFGTQALWQGVKALLKTVVIGVVLYTAIQGLVPVLMSAGGLSLSTIIGIGSGGVKKLVVWAVAAGLLLAAADLFVVMKRNRKQTRMTKKEISDENKQAEGDPHIKGQRRARQMAMSRNRMIANVADADVVVVNPTHVAVALKYTPGQGAPKVVATGQGAVAARIREKATEHRVPMVHDIPLARAIHAMCKVDDEIPEELFTAVAQVLAFVMALKRRGASAGQHTMATPTPVPPTPTAAERARRRRAARAAARASAQPPGGENGSSGTHEAMTGRETR, from the coding sequence GTGGCGGGCGAACCGGCAGGCGAGAAGACAGAGAAGGCCACACCGCAGCGGATGAAGAAGCTGCGCAAGGAAGGTGCCCTGCAGAAGTCGCAGGACCTCTCCGCGTGGCTCGGCGTCGGTGCCGCCGCGATCATGATGCCGATGGCCATCGCCAACGGGAAGCGGGCAGGGGAGGACCAGTTCCGCGCCCTCGGCGACATCGTCGCCGACCCGACCGCGGACCGCGCGGTCCGTTTTCTCTCCGACGGGCTCGGCACCGTCCTCGTGACGCTCCTGCCCGTCCTCGCCGTCGTCGTCGTGACCGCGATCGTCGCGAACGTCGCGCAGGGCGGCCTGCACATCGCGACGAAGAAGCTCAAGCCGACCTTCAAGCAGTTCAACCTCGTCAAGGGCCTCAAGAAGACGTTCGGCACCCAGGCGCTGTGGCAGGGGGTCAAGGCGCTGCTCAAGACCGTCGTCATCGGCGTCGTGCTCTACACCGCGATCCAGGGGCTCGTGCCCGTCCTCATGTCGGCCGGCGGGCTGTCGCTCTCGACGATCATCGGCATCGGCAGCGGTGGTGTGAAGAAGCTCGTCGTGTGGGCCGTCGCCGCCGGCCTGCTCCTGGCCGCAGCCGACCTCTTCGTCGTCATGAAGCGCAACCGCAAGCAGACGCGCATGACGAAGAAGGAGATCAGCGACGAGAACAAGCAGGCCGAGGGCGACCCGCACATCAAGGGCCAGCGCCGCGCGCGGCAGATGGCGATGAGCCGCAACCGCATGATCGCGAACGTCGCCGACGCCGACGTCGTCGTCGTCAACCCGACGCACGTCGCCGTCGCGCTCAAGTACACGCCCGGGCAGGGCGCGCCCAAGGTCGTCGCGACCGGCCAGGGCGCGGTCGCCGCCCGCATCCGTGAGAAGGCGACCGAGCACCGTGTCCCGATGGTCCATGACATCCCGTTGGCCCGGGCTATTCATGCAATGTGCAAAGTGGACGATGAGATCCCCGAGGAGCTGTTCACCGCGGTCGCGCAGGTGCTCGCGTTCGTCATGGCGCTCAAGCGTCGCGGCGCCTCGGCAGGCCAGCACACGATGGCCACGCCGACGCCCGTGCCGCCCACGCCGACGGCCGCGGAGCGTGCACGACGGCGGCGCGCGGCCCGGGCAGCGGCTCGCGCGAGTGCGCAGCCACCGGGCGGCGAGAACGGTTCGAGCGGGACGCACGAGGCGATGACGGGACGGGAGACTCGATGA